In Streptomyces sp. NBC_00683, the DNA window TCCAGGAATCGCGTTTCGTGGAGATGCTCTGGAGCGCCTCGGAGATGGAGCGGGAGAGCAAGGAGGCCGCCGGTTGCAGTCCCGCACGGTGGCAGGCGTCGGTCACCAACTCCTGGAGCACCGTGTGGAACTGCGTCGGTGCCTGCCTCATCGGAAGTTTGCCGAGCATGTCCGGGAGCAGCTGTCTGCGGCCTGCCAGCGGATGGGGTTTCGGTATGCCCACGGTGACAGGGCCCCACTGGAGCCGGTGCAAGGCCAGGCCCGGGGCCGCCGCAGGGGCTTCCAGCAGGGCGGCGTGGACGGTTCCGTCGCGGACCAGGTCGGACCGGACGCTTTCCGGCACCTCGAAGACGTCCACCTGGATCTCCGGACGGCTGTCCCTCAGATTGGCCAGGGCGACCCGGAGGCTTCCCTGACTGCCCGTCGGTACGGCGACGCGAAGGGCCGTGTCGGCCAGAGGGGAATGGCCTGCGGCGACGAGCTCGATCATCTGCACGGACCGAAGTGCTCTCTGCGCCCAGGGCAGGAGATCCTCGCCCGCCTCCGTGAGGTGCACCCATCGCGTCGAGCGCTCGAACAGCGCGACCTTCAGTGTTCTTTCGAGTTTGCGAATCTGCTGGCTGACGGCCGGCTGCACCACATGCAGTCGTTTGGCGGCGCGACCGAAATGCAGTTCCTCTGCAACCGTGACGAAGTAGGCGAGCTGGCGTAATTCCACAGTTTGATCCCCTGTCGCTGTATCAGGACGAGGCAATTCAACACAGAGAGCGCTCTCTGCGTATCAGACCCCACGCGACGTATAACTGTCAAGCATCGTTTGGATGCACTGTGTCCCCAATTGAATATTTTGCTCCTTATTTTACGCTTTGGAATTTATGCGAGGTAAGGTGATGACGAAACCTGCCGAATTGACCCGGGGGCGGTTGAGTCGATTAGGAAGTAAAGGTTATGAATGCGTGCGGCCGGTGGGTTATTTGTACAGTGGGTTGTTCGTGATCGGGTGGACTCGTATGATCGGACCGTGATTGAGACCACACAGTGCATTGAAGCCGGCGAGCTCTCGATGACGTACCAGGTTCCGGTTCGCGATGCGGGCCTCGGGGCAGCCTTTCGAAGTCTCTGGCGGAGGCAGACGAAAGATATCGAAGCTATCGGCTCGATCGACCTTCGGGTGGAAATGGGTGAATCGATCGGACTGATAGGTCCGAACGGGGCGGGTAAAACCACACTCATGAAAATACTCGCCGGAATTCTCAAACCCACGCACGGGAAAGCCCGGGTCCTCGGCCGGGATCCCTTCGACCGTAAACCGGAACACTTGCGTCAAATCGCGTTGGTGAGGGGCAGTCAACCCCTGGGCGGTGCACCCGAGCTGACGGTCATGGACTCGTTGAGCTATCAGGCTCTGGTCTACGACGTGCCCGAAGGGCAGTTGCAGGAGAACCTCGACGAACTGG includes these proteins:
- a CDS encoding LysR family transcriptional regulator, translating into MELRQLAYFVTVAEELHFGRAAKRLHVVQPAVSQQIRKLERTLKVALFERSTRWVHLTEAGEDLLPWAQRALRSVQMIELVAAGHSPLADTALRVAVPTGSQGSLRVALANLRDSRPEIQVDVFEVPESVRSDLVRDGTVHAALLEAPAAAPGLALHRLQWGPVTVGIPKPHPLAGRRQLLPDMLGKLPMRQAPTQFHTVLQELVTDACHRAGLQPAASLLSRSISEALQSISTKRDSWTAVPDDCVNRSDYPEVEFRSLDVGGLASPPVMLTRKVLSESLQALLKVAAAEPLPA